In a single window of the Gemmatimonadales bacterium genome:
- a CDS encoding VWA domain-containing protein — MIFEAPLLLALAPVLALAVGALAWFARRRRVMLAEAWSRALGRMARGRARRAPLVFGLAALLAGVALAGPRGGRARVTSESEALNMVLAVDISRSMLAEDVSPNRLQRAVRECRRLVQDQEGDRLGLLAFAGRSYILTPLTIDGGAVRMYLDGLDPDLASEGGTDLSAVLRQGSELLAAGGDGADKLLVVFTDGEGHDTLPDAIAEAAALKAHGIKLVLVAEGGAAPVRIPIRDSLGHLLEYKLDADGRPVETARRDDVLRAIADAADGTLVPANLPDQAGAVASLAAALKRTPTTETRIADLLPRAWIPVLLAAFTLLVFTLARPGPALAAIGGLALLAAPSQAQRPAPGERALAAGNPVRAAEEYLKQASGGAARDTAFYNAGTAAMAAGRYDVARGALAEAAKSPDPALRYRALYNLGTAALVQAAADSARRSTLLDEAAANLEDALLLEPASARAKWNLELALRRKPPPPPSAGGGASPPSKGGGSSAAPPPPRPSGQGLSRAEAEQILNSMERQEQATRAEQQRRFQGSAGGVKDW, encoded by the coding sequence GTGATCTTCGAGGCGCCGCTCCTGCTCGCACTGGCACCGGTGCTGGCGCTTGCCGTCGGCGCGCTTGCCTGGTTCGCGCGGCGCCGGCGCGTCATGCTCGCCGAGGCGTGGTCGCGCGCTCTCGGCCGAATGGCGCGGGGACGGGCACGGCGGGCGCCGCTCGTCTTCGGGCTTGCGGCACTCCTCGCGGGCGTGGCGCTCGCGGGGCCCCGCGGCGGGCGCGCCCGGGTGACGAGCGAGAGCGAGGCGCTCAACATGGTGCTCGCGGTCGATATCAGCCGATCGATGCTCGCCGAAGACGTGAGCCCGAACCGCCTGCAGCGCGCCGTGCGGGAGTGCCGCCGGCTGGTGCAGGACCAGGAGGGCGACCGGCTTGGCCTCCTGGCGTTCGCGGGCCGGAGCTACATCCTCACGCCGCTCACGATCGATGGCGGCGCGGTGCGCATGTACCTCGACGGCCTCGACCCCGATCTCGCGAGTGAAGGCGGGACCGATCTCTCGGCGGTGCTCCGGCAAGGCAGCGAGTTGCTCGCGGCAGGTGGCGATGGCGCGGACAAGCTGCTGGTCGTCTTTACCGACGGCGAGGGGCACGACACACTGCCCGATGCGATCGCCGAAGCCGCGGCGCTCAAGGCGCACGGCATCAAGCTCGTGCTGGTGGCCGAAGGGGGTGCCGCGCCCGTGCGGATTCCGATCCGCGATTCGCTGGGCCACCTGCTCGAGTACAAGCTCGACGCCGATGGCCGCCCGGTCGAAACCGCGCGCCGCGACGACGTGCTCCGCGCCATCGCCGACGCGGCCGACGGTACGCTGGTGCCGGCCAACCTTCCGGACCAGGCCGGCGCCGTCGCGAGCCTCGCCGCCGCGCTCAAGCGCACCCCGACCACCGAAACGCGCATCGCCGACCTGCTGCCGCGTGCGTGGATTCCGGTCCTGCTCGCCGCGTTCACACTCCTCGTCTTTACACTCGCGCGCCCCGGCCCCGCGCTCGCCGCGATTGGCGGCCTTGCGCTGCTCGCCGCGCCGTCGCAGGCGCAGCGGCCGGCACCCGGCGAGCGTGCGCTCGCCGCGGGCAATCCGGTGCGCGCGGCCGAGGAGTACCTGAAGCAGGCCAGCGGCGGCGCCGCGCGCGACACGGCGTTCTACAATGCCGGCACCGCCGCGATGGCGGCCGGTCGCTACGACGTGGCCCGCGGCGCCTTGGCCGAAGCGGCCAAGTCGCCCGACCCGGCACTCAGGTATCGCGCGCTCTACAACCTTGGCACCGCGGCGCTGGTGCAGGCGGCGGCTGACTCCGCACGGCGCTCGACGCTGCTCGACGAGGCCGCGGCGAACCTCGAGGATGCGCTCCTGCTCGAGCCCGCATCGGCCCGCGCTAAGTGGAACCTCGAGCTGGCGCTTCGGCGGAAGCCACCACCGCCGCCTTCGGCTGGCGGAGGCGCGAGTCCGCCGTCCAAGGGCGGAGGGAGCAGCGCAGCCCCGCCGCCGCCGCGCCCCTCGGGCCAGGGCTTGAGTCGGGCGGAAGCCGAGCAGATTCTCAACTCCATGGAGCGACAGGAGCAGGCGACCCGCGCCGAACAGCAGCGGCGATTCCAGGGGAGCGCCGGAGGCGTGAAGGATTGGTGA
- a CDS encoding BatD family protein, whose translation MTWLLVLLAAAHPGPQRQAPGPAVAADVDRNHVAVGDEIVFTVRATSSAVAPMQVSVPTISGFELLSRSERTEVSQDAGAATGTARTLTLELRLRAIKAGHWRLGPARAIQGSASTAAAPVAVRVDDEPGAQAVATNPMLRRLLARAPPPAKAGEPAVSLVISSASAEIGEQVDVLTAAWFPRDLRVRLRRPPTLQPPVVEGVWSYPQPVPSGIAASRMVGGTLYDLFVAHQVLFPLVAGRITIGPAVLKYGVPLALQFFSQEERFTLTSLPETLAVTPTPLAGRPVGYAGAVGQGLRVDRTANPPAARAGEPVSVAFEISGEGNPALWPAPDLSWPHGVRAYPDGVDEHVSVTDGHLGGSKIFRFTVVPDSAGPLRLPGATYPFFDVAAGAYHSAAMAPAVLAVARGSDARIARPLPPPLLADEGPPLAWRIVRAMPAWLVAILLLLPPLAWCTRRLRHARRRPAADRSPATGSPDAEARLERLLRVLVPTPEALDGANLVAALRTAGIAPEDAARLVELRERLRALRYGPAGGPVPAQLSAEARAIVDRLAPAAEDWRGARGGHRAVALTMCALIVVASFGASVGLARTLEPSPEQLYAQGELRPAADAFAERTAERPDSPANWYDLGAAYYRLGLDGRAAAAWRQASRLAPRERTVRSALELVPPPDEGSASRLWLPPVTWQELALAALPLWILGWAGLTFRPRRRDFALAALLVAASLGAAGLLVRRRQERPLAVVLTPIPLQLSPHERAPTLASLGAGSALLVMRRAPNWVMVTAPDGRLGWVEEESVFVLRAS comes from the coding sequence GTGACATGGCTGCTCGTGCTGCTCGCGGCGGCGCATCCCGGCCCTCAGCGTCAGGCGCCGGGCCCGGCCGTCGCCGCGGATGTGGATCGGAACCACGTCGCGGTGGGGGACGAGATCGTCTTTACGGTCCGCGCCACCAGCAGCGCAGTCGCGCCAATGCAGGTCTCCGTACCCACGATATCCGGCTTCGAGCTGCTGAGCCGGAGCGAGCGGACCGAGGTCTCGCAGGACGCGGGCGCGGCCACCGGCACGGCGCGCACGCTCACGCTCGAGCTCCGGCTCCGGGCCATCAAGGCGGGTCACTGGCGTCTGGGCCCCGCGCGGGCCATTCAGGGCAGCGCGTCGACGGCCGCGGCCCCCGTCGCCGTGCGGGTCGACGACGAGCCCGGCGCGCAGGCGGTGGCGACGAACCCGATGCTTCGGCGCCTGCTTGCGCGGGCACCGCCGCCGGCCAAGGCAGGCGAGCCCGCCGTAAGCCTCGTGATCTCGAGCGCGAGCGCCGAGATCGGGGAGCAGGTGGACGTGCTCACGGCGGCATGGTTTCCCCGCGATCTTCGGGTGCGGCTCCGCCGCCCGCCCACGCTGCAGCCGCCCGTCGTGGAAGGCGTATGGAGCTACCCGCAACCGGTGCCCTCCGGCATCGCCGCGAGCCGCATGGTCGGCGGTACGCTGTACGATCTGTTCGTGGCGCACCAGGTGCTCTTTCCGCTCGTCGCCGGACGCATCACGATCGGGCCCGCGGTGCTCAAGTACGGCGTGCCGCTCGCGCTCCAGTTCTTCAGCCAGGAAGAGCGCTTCACCCTCACGAGCCTCCCCGAGACACTCGCCGTCACTCCGACGCCGCTCGCCGGGCGTCCCGTGGGCTATGCGGGCGCGGTCGGGCAGGGGCTTCGCGTCGACCGCACCGCCAACCCGCCGGCGGCGCGCGCCGGCGAGCCGGTGAGCGTGGCGTTCGAGATCAGCGGCGAGGGCAATCCGGCGCTCTGGCCCGCGCCGGACCTCAGTTGGCCGCACGGCGTGCGCGCCTACCCGGACGGCGTGGACGAGCACGTGTCGGTTACCGACGGGCACCTTGGCGGCTCCAAGATCTTTCGCTTCACCGTCGTGCCCGACTCCGCCGGTCCACTCCGGCTCCCCGGCGCGACCTATCCCTTCTTCGATGTCGCCGCCGGTGCGTATCACTCGGCAGCGATGGCGCCTGCCGTGCTCGCGGTGGCGCGCGGAAGCGACGCCCGCATCGCTCGGCCGCTCCCGCCGCCGCTGCTTGCGGACGAGGGGCCGCCGCTCGCCTGGCGCATCGTGCGCGCGATGCCCGCGTGGCTCGTCGCCATCCTGCTCCTGCTGCCGCCGCTCGCGTGGTGCACACGCCGGCTCCGGCACGCGCGGCGGCGGCCGGCTGCGGACCGATCCCCCGCCACAGGCTCGCCCGACGCCGAGGCTCGTCTCGAGCGGCTGCTCCGCGTGCTCGTTCCCACGCCCGAAGCGCTGGACGGGGCGAATCTCGTCGCGGCGCTGCGCACGGCGGGCATCGCGCCCGAGGACGCGGCCCGGCTGGTCGAGTTGCGTGAGCGATTGCGTGCACTGCGCTACGGACCCGCAGGCGGACCCGTGCCGGCGCAGCTCTCCGCCGAGGCGCGGGCGATCGTGGACCGCCTCGCGCCGGCGGCCGAAGACTGGCGCGGAGCGCGCGGCGGCCATCGGGCAGTGGCGCTCACGATGTGCGCGCTGATTGTCGTCGCAAGCTTCGGGGCGAGCGTCGGCCTTGCGCGGACCCTCGAGCCTTCGCCCGAGCAGCTCTACGCCCAGGGTGAGCTCCGCCCCGCGGCCGACGCCTTTGCAGAGCGCACCGCGGAGCGGCCCGACAGTCCCGCCAACTGGTACGACCTCGGCGCCGCATACTACCGGCTTGGGCTGGACGGCCGCGCAGCGGCGGCGTGGCGCCAGGCGAGCCGCCTCGCTCCACGCGAGCGCACCGTGCGCAGCGCGCTCGAGCTGGTCCCGCCGCCCGACGAAGGTTCAGCCTCGCGACTTTGGTTGCCGCCGGTCACCTGGCAGGAGCTGGCGCTCGCGGCGCTCCCGCTCTGGATTCTGGGTTGGGCCGGTCTCACCTTCCGGCCCCGCCGCCGGGACTTCGCGCTCGCTGCGCTCCTCGTGGCCGCCTCGCTGGGCGCGGCGGGGCTACTCGTTCGGCGCCGGCAGGAGCGGCCGCTCGCCGTCGTGCTGACGCCGATTCCGCTCCAGCTCTCACCGCACGAGCGCGCGCCCACGCTGGCGTCGCTCGGCGCGGGGAGCGCGCTCCTCGTCATGCGCCGCGCACCCAACTGGGTCATGGTCACGGCACCGGATGGCCGGCTCGGCTGGGTCGAGGAGGAATCGGTGTTCGTCCTGCGCGCGAGCTGA